In Deinococcus maricopensis DSM 21211, one genomic interval encodes:
- a CDS encoding GreA/GreB family elongation factor, producing MTQKIQMTREGYERLERALEHERQRRDEATASMAAVLDDAIDLEDRSLQAAQHDFAGMDARIMELEDALVRAEIVDTVDDADGHVRIGSVVDLHDNTQNRDVRVQLVSAVETTLLDEGITHVSDDSPVGKALLGRQRGDTFTVDLGDRQKDYTVQNVEHR from the coding sequence ATGACCCAGAAAATCCAGATGACCCGCGAAGGCTACGAACGCCTCGAGCGCGCCCTCGAACACGAACGCCAGCGCCGCGACGAAGCGACCGCCAGCATGGCCGCCGTCCTCGACGACGCCATCGACCTGGAGGACCGCTCCTTGCAGGCCGCGCAGCATGACTTCGCGGGCATGGACGCCCGCATCATGGAACTGGAGGACGCGCTCGTCCGCGCGGAAATCGTGGACACCGTGGATGACGCGGACGGTCACGTCCGCATCGGCTCCGTCGTGGACCTGCACGACAACACGCAGAACCGCGACGTGCGCGTCCAGCTGGTCAGCGCCGTGGAGACGACGCTGCTCGACGAGGGCATCACGCACGTGAGTGACGACAGCCCCGTCGGGAAGGCCCTGCTGGGCCGACAGCGCGGCGACACCTTCACGGTGGACCTCGGCGACCGCCAGAAGGACTACACCGTCCAGAACGTCGAGCACCGCTGA
- a CDS encoding alpha/beta fold hydrolase — MSYVTVGQENGQNIDLYFEDHGSGQPVVLIHGFPLNGHSWERQEAALLDAGHRVITYDRRGFGASSKPSSGYDYDTFTADLHALLTHLDVEGATLVGFSMGTGEVTRYIAQHGTERVRKAVLMGPIPPYLLKTDDNPEGVDGSVFEGIKAAIRQDRAAYLTEFLQNFYNADALLGTRVSEEVLRMSWNVAARASARATLACVDTWLTDFRADVDAFARTHVPTLIIHGDADRILPFDATAARLPALIPGSELVVLKDGPHNILWTFAEEVNAALLSFLRK, encoded by the coding sequence ATGTCATACGTCACGGTCGGGCAGGAAAACGGGCAGAACATCGACCTCTACTTCGAGGACCACGGCAGTGGCCAACCCGTCGTGCTGATCCACGGCTTCCCCCTCAACGGCCACTCCTGGGAGCGCCAGGAAGCCGCGCTCCTCGACGCCGGCCACCGCGTCATCACGTATGACCGTCGCGGCTTCGGCGCCAGCAGCAAACCCAGCAGCGGCTACGACTACGACACCTTCACCGCCGACCTCCACGCGCTCCTCACGCACCTCGACGTGGAGGGCGCCACCCTCGTCGGCTTCTCGATGGGCACCGGCGAAGTCACCCGCTACATCGCCCAGCACGGCACCGAACGCGTCCGTAAAGCCGTCCTAATGGGCCCCATTCCACCCTACCTCCTCAAGACCGACGACAACCCCGAAGGCGTGGACGGAAGCGTCTTCGAGGGCATCAAGGCCGCCATCCGCCAGGACCGCGCCGCGTACCTCACGGAATTCCTCCAGAACTTCTACAACGCCGACGCCCTGCTCGGCACGCGCGTCAGCGAGGAGGTGCTGCGCATGAGCTGGAACGTCGCGGCGCGCGCTTCCGCCCGGGCGACCCTCGCGTGCGTGGACACGTGGCTCACGGACTTCCGCGCGGACGTGGACGCCTTCGCGCGCACCCACGTCCCCACACTCATCATTCACGGCGACGCCGACCGCATCCTGCCGTTCGACGCCACCGCCGCGCGCCTCCCCGCCCTGATTCCCGGCAGTGAACTCGTCGTCCTGAAGGACGGCCCGCACAACATCCTCTGGACGTTCGCCGAGGAAGTGAACGCCGCGCTCCTGAGCTTCCTCAGGAAATAA